The Anaerolineales bacterium region TGGTGATGCGCAATGATCCGCTGCGTCTCGGTCTCATGCTCTGAAGCAAGTTGTAAGGATTGTTGGTAGGTTTTTTGCGTTTCACGAAGACGACCTTGTGCCATCAGGATATCCGCCTTTGCAGATCCGCTGGCAATGGCAAAAATGAAATTGCCAACTTTCTGCGCGTTTTCGATCCAGTCACTCATGGACTTGCAGGCAGCCTCGAGATCACCATTTGCCCAATATGTTGCTCCCAAAATCGCATCGGTTTGGGCGCGTATAAAATGATCGCCTTCAGGGGCAAGTTTGATCGTCAGTTTCGCATACTTCACTGCCGCTGGGAAATTACGCACCGATTGGGCATTGTACGTGCGGGCGAACGCGATCCTGGCGGGTAGGGCGCGAAATTGCTCTTCCACCACGATAACCATTTCATTCGATGGTTTTTCCAGGCAGCGCTCCGCATCCCTCAGGCGAGACTCGCTGGCATCCACTTCGCTCATATCCATATATGCCCAGGCAATCTGCGTGCAAAGTACGGGACGAGAGCGGATCATCTCCTCCGGTAACTGCTTCACCCAACCCAGCCAGGCAGCCATCTGAAAACTTTCATTCATTCCTTGCCAGGACATTTCAGCCAATCCTGCCGCCCGACTAAAATCGCTGGCAGCGATAGCATGATTAAACGCTTCGGATGCATCGCCGTTCTTTTCATACCATTCACTGGCGCGGATATGATATCCGGCGATCTCTTCGAGCATCAGGTTTTGCCCGAGACGCTGGCGCAAAATACTTCCAAAGAGATGGTGATAACGATACCAATGTCGTTCGTTATCGAGGGCGATAATGAAAAGGTTTGCCTGTTCGAGATATTCCAGAGTTTCCTGTCCGGGGTCAGATGCGTCGAGCAGGAGAGCATTACAAAGAGACCCGCACATTCGATCGAGGATGGATGTGCACAGCAAAAAAGCCTGAGTACTTTCAGGTTGCCGCTGCAGGACTTCCTCAAGGAGATAGTCCAATACGAAATGGTGGGTACCCGTAAACGACTTGATAAAACTTGTAGTGTCTTGATGTCCCTGCATTGAAAGCGCCGCAAGTTGCAGCCCGGCAATCCAGCCTTCCGTTCTGGCTTCCAGCGCGGCGATATCTTCTGCTGAGAGACCCAGCCCCATTATCTGGTTGAGAAATTCTGTGGCTTCGGATGGATTAAAACGCAAGTCAGTCACGCGCAGTTCGGTCAATTGATTGCGGGCGCGTAACCGAGGCAACGGAAGATTCGGATCTTCACGCGTGGTGATCACCAGGTGTATTTGGGGTGGAAGGTGTTCCAGTAGAAAGGTCAAAGCATTGTCAATGGCTTTGGACTCAATCATGTGATAGTCGTCAAGTATAAGGATGGAACTGTCCATGCTGGTGGAAATTTCATTGATTAGGGCTGCTAAAATCGATTCGGTGGGTGGTGGCTGCGAGGATTGGAGCAATGGTAATACTGCTGTTCCAATCCTCGAATCAATAGTTTGTAAAGCAGCAATGAGGTACAGCTGAAAGCGTATGGGATCGTTATCCCCTTCACCTAATGACAACCAGGCGACTGGTCGCTCGCAGCTGGCGATCCATTCGCTGACTAATGTAGTTTTTCCAAATCCGGCTGGTGCAGAGATAAGGGTCAGTTTGCGATCCAAGCCCTTGTTCAGTTGCTCGATCAGGCGAGAGCGCGGGACAATTTTTTGTCGAGGCGGGGGAATAAAAAGCTTGGTGGCTAATATTGGCGAGCGCATGATTCATTATAAGACTAACGTCTAAAAATTGGCAGTTTCCAAGACTATCGAAATCGTTCTTTTATGCTGGGTGATAAAGAGTAATGAAATGTGCTCTCATAATCAGCCATTTGCCAAGCAAAACCTGTTCAATTGTGTACACCCCTGCCCCTGCGGCTGGTATCTCGATTCACAAAAAGCCTGTACGTGTGCGCCCGCTGTCGTTACCAAATATCAGAAACGCATCTCCGGTCCGATGTTGGATCGCATTGACATCCATATCGAAGTCCCGCGTGTGGATTATGAAAAGTTAAGCGGAGATCGCCTGGGCGAGACGAGCGAAACAATCCGTAAGCGTGTGCAAGCCGCGCGAAATATTCAACTTGCTCGTTTTGCGAAACTTGGATCATCAAACATCGTGGCAAATGCCGACATGCGCGTAGGGGAGATTCGTCAGTTCTGCAAATTGCAGGATGAAGGTCAGAGCCTGATGCGCGCGGCGATGAGCCAGATGAATTTATCGGCGCGGGCGTATCATCGCATCCTCAAACTGGCGCGCACCATCGCCGATCTAGCGGGGAGCGAGGAGATTCAATCCGCGCATTTGGCAGAGGCGCTGCAATACCGTCCGAAGTTGATGATGAGGTGAAACATGAAGAAATAAGTAAATATGAATACAAATATCTTTCGGGAGGCTCATGGTGACGCGTTGACTTGAATGTGACGGCCCCTG contains the following coding sequences:
- a CDS encoding LuxR C-terminal-related transcriptional regulator; the protein is MRSPILATKLFIPPPRQKIVPRSRLIEQLNKGLDRKLTLISAPAGFGKTTLVSEWIASCERPVAWLSLGEGDNDPIRFQLYLIAALQTIDSRIGTAVLPLLQSSQPPPTESILAALINEISTSMDSSILILDDYHMIESKAIDNALTFLLEHLPPQIHLVITTREDPNLPLPRLRARNQLTELRVTDLRFNPSEATEFLNQIMGLGLSAEDIAALEARTEGWIAGLQLAALSMQGHQDTTSFIKSFTGTHHFVLDYLLEEVLQRQPESTQAFLLCTSILDRMCGSLCNALLLDASDPGQETLEYLEQANLFIIALDNERHWYRYHHLFGSILRQRLGQNLMLEEIAGYHIRASEWYEKNGDASEAFNHAIAASDFSRAAGLAEMSWQGMNESFQMAAWLGWVKQLPEEMIRSRPVLCTQIAWAYMDMSEVDASESRLRDAERCLEKPSNEMVIVVEEQFRALPARIAFARTYNAQSVRNFPAAVKYAKLTIKLAPEGDHFIRAQTDAILGATYWANGDLEAACKSMSDWIENAQKVGNFIFAIASGSAKADILMAQGRLRETQKTYQQSLQLASEHETETQRIIAHHHLGLALLYHEMREDESAAQHFQKSMELGQQSALQDWSYRKYLAQAWFKESEGDLVSALDLLDEAKRYYVRSLIPNTRPVDAIKARIHIKQGQLPKAEAWVREQGISAKDDLSYLREFEHTTLARVLLAEYEVNRKERVIQDALNLLKRLLKAAEDQNRMGSMVEILIVTALAHHTAGNTPQAFASLERSLLLAMPEGYFRTFINDGKPMQLLLSAFQLWVDKQPRSQYQELHVYLGRLLSAFAQPAGSGKPASGMVEALSQRELEVLRLVAQGFSNDQISKRLFLALNTVKGHNRIIFDKLQVQNRTEAVARARELGLL
- a CDS encoding ATP-binding protein, with protein sequence MCSHNQPFAKQNLFNCVHPCPCGWYLDSQKACTCAPAVVTKYQKRISGPMLDRIDIHIEVPRVDYEKLSGDRLGETSETIRKRVQAARNIQLARFAKLGSSNIVANADMRVGEIRQFCKLQDEGQSLMRAAMSQMNLSARAYHRILKLARTIADLAGSEEIQSAHLAEALQYRPKLMMR